Proteins co-encoded in one Capsicum annuum cultivar UCD-10X-F1 chromosome 9, UCD10Xv1.1, whole genome shotgun sequence genomic window:
- the LOC107840871 gene encoding probable GMP synthase [glutamine-hydrolyzing] encodes MSGASRVRSMNVADSEARPVLGPAGNKAQKSPGSRKSVTRPTRKTVKSKEEVEIDDKNGHQPSPSLLTFDVPSILRRQESLYSNLSLSASCSSDASTDSFHSSASTGRIYRMNSTSIRRKQLASKSKRMVSDDISDSSIDGLQSKKRCAWVTPNTDPSYANFHDEEWGVPVHDDKKLFELLVLCGALAELTWPSILCKRHIFREVFADFDPIVVAKLNEKKTLAPGSTACSLLSELKLRGIIENARQMLKVMDEFGSFDKYIWSFVNHKPIVSGFRYPRQVPVKTAKADLISKDLIRRGFRGVGPTVVYSFMQVAGITNDHLISCFRFHDCVESAEGKVKDPSNDETEARQANEATETEISRSIDDLSFSSE; translated from the exons ATGTCAGGAGCTTCAAGGGTAAGGTCAATGAATGTAGCTGATTCAGAAGCAAGGCCAGTTCTTGGACCCGCTGGGAATAAGGCGCAGAAGTCACCTGGTTCAAGAAAATCTGTTACGAGACCTACGCGAAAGACAGTGAAGTCAAAAGAGGAGGTCGAGATAGACGATAAAAATGGTCACCAACCATCCCCTTCATTGCTTACTTTTGACGTTCCTTCAATACTTAGGCGACAGGAGTCATTGTATTCCAACCTTTCACTTAGTGCTTCATGTTCTTCTGATGCCTCAACGGATTCATTTCACAGCAGTGCTTCAACTGGTAGGATATATAGAATGAATAGTACCTCAATTAGAAGGAAGCAACTGGCATCGAAGTCCAAAAGGATGGTTTCGGATGATATATCAGACTCTTCAATCGACGGTTTGCAATCCAAGAAAAGATGTGCCTGGGTGACACCTAATACAG ATCCATCTTATGCTAATTTCCACGATGAAGAATGGGGAGTTCCAGTCCATGACGACAA GAAACTATTCGAGCTCCTTGTCCTTTGCGGGGCATTGGCTGAACTCACATGGCCTTCCATTCTTTGCAAGAGGCACATATTCAG AGAAGTGTTCGCAGATTTTGATCCCATAGTAGTGGCCAAGTTGAATGAAAAGAAGACTTTAGCTCCTGGAAGTACAGCGTGCTCACTATTATCAGAACTTAAACTTCGAGGCATCATTGAAAATGCTCGTCAAATGCTGAAG GTTATGGATGAATTTGGATCATTTGACAAGTATATCTGGAGCTTTGTGAACCACAAGCCTATAGTAAGCGGATTTAGATATCCTCGTCAGGTTCCGGTGAAAACAGCGAAAGCGGATCTGATTAGCAAAGATCTAATCAGGAGAGGTTTTCGGGGCGTTGGACCTACTGTGGTTTACTCTTTCATGCAGGTTGCTGGTATTACAAATGACCATCTTATTAGTTGCTTTAGATTTCATGATTGTGTTGAATCTGCTGAAGGTAAAGTGAAGGATCCGAGCAACGATGAAACTGAAGCAAGACAAGCCAACGAAGCCACTGAAACAGAGATAAGtagatcgatcgatgacttgagTTTCTCCTCTGAGTGA